The Tenrec ecaudatus isolate mTenEca1 chromosome 6, mTenEca1.hap1, whole genome shotgun sequence genome has a window encoding:
- the LOC142450968 gene encoding olfactory receptor 6C3 codes for MNNHSVITEFVLLGLSDDPDLQIVIFLFLFITYILSITGNMTIITLTLVDSHLQTPMYFFLRNFSFLEISFTTVCIPRFLGAIITRDKTISYNSCAAQLFFFIFMGVTEFFLLTAMSYDRYVAICKPLHYTTIMSRKLCTLLVLCAWLGGFLTIFPPLMLLLQMDYCASNVIDHFACDYFPLLQLSCSDTWLLEVIGFYFALVTLLFTLALVILSYMYIIRTILRIPSASQRKKAFSTCSSHMIVISISYGSCIFMYANPSAKEKASVTKGVAILNTSVAPMLNPFIYSLRNQQVKQAFKDLLQKALFSTNK; via the coding sequence ATGAACAACCACAGTGTGATCACAGAGTTTGTCCTCTTAGgcctttctgatgatcctgaccTTCAGATTGTGATTTTCCTCTTTCTGTTCATCACGTATATTCTAAGCATCACTGGAAACATGACTATCATCACCCTAACCTTGGTGGACTCCCATCTGCAGACCCCGATGTATTTCTTCCTCCGGAATTTCTCCTTCTTAGAAATCTCCTTTACAACAGTTTGCATCCCTAGATTTCTGGGGGCTATTATCACCAGAGATAAGACCATTTCCTACAACAGCTGTGCAGCTCAGctctttttctttatatttatggGAGTGACCGAATTTTTCCTTCTCACAGCCATGTCCTATGACCgttatgtggccatctgcaaGCCCCTGCATTACACAACCATCATGAGCAGGAAGCTCTGCACCTTGCTTGTATTATGTGCTTGGCTGGGGGGGTTTCTAACCATTTTCCCACCCCTTATGCTTCTCCTCCAGATGGATTACTGTGCTTCCAATGTTATTGACCACTTTGCATGTGACTATTTTCCACTCTTACAACTATCGTGCTCAGATACATGGCTCCTAGAAGTAATTGGCTTTTACTTTGCTTTGGTTACGTTGCTATTCACCTTAGCATTAGTGATTTTATCCTACATGTACATCATCAGGACTATTCTGAGAATCCCCTCTGCCAGTCAGAGGAAGAAAGCTTTCTCCACTTGCTCCTCTCACATGATTGTCATTTCCATCTCGTATGGGAGCTGCATCTTCATGTATGCCAACCCTTCCGCGAAAGAAAAGGCATCAGTAACCAAAGGAGTGGCTATTCTCAACACCTCTGTGGCGCCCA